A region from the Brassica napus cultivar Da-Ae chromosome C8, Da-Ae, whole genome shotgun sequence genome encodes:
- the LOC111208970 gene encoding PR5-like receptor kinase: MAGRLHAILLLALHLSVVGGILIIENKCDQTVWSVVFSWESQISNTGFTLRRGESRALQAPSSWYGIISGRTLCSNESRGNFSFATGDCESNKIECPGSYGWSTVTYIYFRIDYSGTNSYFISLEYGYNLPVMVVPSHSNPTCFSSGCMVGLNKTCPNKLMIYDGIIPIACSSACKESSTHENCCTNYFGSRQTCKATLYSQNFERACPLAYSYPYSDSNSTFTCPNTTNYVITFCPSSIPNTTRSVQFP, translated from the exons ATGGCGGGGAGGTTGCACGCGATTTTGCTCCTTGCTTTACACTT GAGTGTTGTCGGGGGTATCCTTATCATAGAGAACAAATGCGATCAGACAGTTTGGTCTGTTGTCTTCTCATGGGAATCACAGATCTCCAACACTGGATTCACTCTCAGAAGAGGGGAGTCCCGTGCCCTACAGGCACCATCTTCATGGTACGGTATCATCTCCGGTAGGACCCTCTGCTCAAACGAGTCAAGAGGAAACTTCTCGTTCGCAACCGGAGACTGCGAATCCAACAAAATCGAATGTCCCGGTTCATATGGTTGGTCTACGGTGACTTATATCTACTTTAGAATTGATTACAGCGGAACCAACAGCTACTTCATCAGTCTTGAGTACGGTTACAACCTTCCCGTGATGGTTGTCCCATCACATAGTAACCCGACATGTTTCAGCTCAGGTTGTATGGTTGGCTTGAACAAGACGTGTCCAAATAAGCTCATGATATACGACGGGATAATACCAATCGCTTGTAGTAGCGCCTGCAAAGAATCGAGTACACATGAAAACTGTTGCACCAATTACTTCGGTTCAAGGCAAACTTGCAAGGCGACCCTGTACTCTCAGAACTTCGAGCGAGCTTGTCCACTCGCCTATAGTTACCCTTACAGCGATAGTAACAGCACCTTCACATGCCCGAACACGACTAACTACGTCATCACGTTTTGCCCCTCTTCTATTCCCAATACCACGAGGTCAGTTCAGTTCCCGTAA